The Vespa velutina chromosome 4, iVesVel2.1, whole genome shotgun sequence genome has a window encoding:
- the LOC124948307 gene encoding coiled-coil domain-containing protein 149, which produces MMEQELKQKNTFIRLSDESVIDQECKETLIKKLQAKTQALFLLNQELDQCRLQKDQFKLMAEQIQERFIHLKKQMNDPKEFNGYNVDSDFRTLDLLAESREQNKCLRLQVEMLRQKLGDVQGDIKILRTNNNRSSKEQQETQYTSAIHQKEEMIEQLEKLNIKCSQLQIDLQTVLDEKHELEIERDAFKCKAHRLNHELSKALNASKPMDIDALINENRYLQERLQQLLEEKELARQSLSKYKSMLDSKRAKGTIKLGVNPAAGMVMKHKQVEELLQQTRIPIQKSTVAIEELHCLCTALMEALNDKTLALAHQKKANKILASRICELDSMIESPTTTLLEGYTSADVDQKCSSLRNDLDHISECTTEKINENVTDTKETNVDNSSSSGIQSVHTIQMNLPKNLETLVQKALNNLKDADKHDK; this is translated from the exons ATGATGGAACAGGAATTAAAGCAAAAGAACACATTTATTAGATTATCCGATGAAAGTGTAATCGATCAGGAATGTAAA GaaacattgataaaaaaattgcaaGCCAAGACGCAagcactttttcttttaaatcaagAACTCGATCAATGTAGATTACAAAAGGATCAATTTAAGTTAATGGCTGAACAAATACAAGAAcgatttatacatttaaagaAACAGATGAATGATCCAAAAGAATTCAATGG ttaTAATGTAGATAGCGACTTTAGGACGTTAGATCTTCTTGCTGAATcaagagaacaaaataaatgtcTCCGATTGCAAGTTGAAATGTTGAGACAGAAGTTAGGCGATGTTCAaggtgatattaaaatattgcgtacaaataataatcgcAGTAGTAAAGAACAACAGGAAACACAATATACGTCGGCAATACatcaaaaggaagaaatgattgagcaattagaaaaattgaatataaag TGTTCACAATTACAAATAGATTTACAAACTGTTCTCGATGAGAAACATGagttagaaatagaaagagatgcaTTCAAATGTAAAGCACATAGATTAAATCATGAACTTTCCAAAGCATTAAATGCATCCAAACCAATGGATATAGATGctcttattaatgaaaatag ATATTTGCAAGAAAGATTACAACAATtacttgaagaaaaagaactggCAAGACAATCCCtttcaaaatataaa AGTATGCTGGATAGTAAAAGAGCAAAAGGGACCATTAAATTGGGTGTTAATCCTGCTGCTGGAATGGTGATGAAACACAAGCAAG tTGAAGAGCTTTTGCAGCAAACACGTATACCAATTCAAAAATCTACTGTTGCAATAGAAGAATTACATTGTTTGTGTACTGCTCTGATGGAAGCgttaaatgataaaactttAGCTTTAGCACATCAGAAAAAAGCTAATAA AATTTTGGCTTCGAGAATTTGTGAGTTGGACAGTATGATAGAATCACCAACAACAACATTATTGGAAGGCTACACAAGTGCTGATGTTGACCAAAAAT GTAGTAGTCTTCGTAATGATCTAGACCACATATCAGAATGCACTACggaaaaaatcaatgaaaatgtgACCgatacaaaagaaacaaacgtaGACAATTCTTCATCTTCGGGAATACAATCAGTACATACTATACAAATGAATCTTCCTAAAAATTTAGAAACTTTAGTCCAAAAAgctttgaataatttaaaagatgcCGATAAAcatgataaataa
- the LOC124948861 gene encoding probable ATP-dependent RNA helicase pitchoune isoform X1, with translation MSIPDKVLMRKIRKREKNKLKVLKERSDKQNGEIKNEDLVENINQDDDDDVKEKIGNKRLATQNGPAKKKKKNLETSKIENEQESNEEPINGNEMDTMEENGNIESKNSTDIVEESLPGSSIGLEITKNNSFETLNERVCENTLKGIKDMGFTHMTEIQARSIPPLLEGRDLIGAAKTGSGKTLAFLIPAVELIYKLKFMPRNGTGCIIISPTRELSMQTFGVLKELMKYHYHTYGLLMGGASRQTEAQKLAKGINIIVATPGRLLDHLQNTPDFLYKNLQCLIIDEADRILDIGFEEELKQIINILPKRRQTMLFSATQTKKVEALTSLALKKEPVYVGVDDEKDKATVEGLEQGYVVCPSEKRFLLLFTFLKKNRQRKIMVFFSSCMSVKYHHELLNYIDLPVLSIHGKQKQTKRTTTFFQFCNASSGILLCTDVAARGLDIPDVDWIVQYDPPDDPKEYIHRVGRTARGEGSSGHALLILRPEELGFLRYLKQAKVPVNEFDFSWNKIADIQLQLEKLISKNYFLNISAKEAFKAYVRAYDSHHLKQIFDVQTLDLAKVAKSFGFVVPPAVDLKVGASKDSRPRKRLGGGGYGFFKNMNNPNASRQLQRTKTFRQVGKRGKDNRQFTR, from the exons ATGTCTATTCCCGACAAAGTTTTAATgagaaagattagaaaaagagaaaagaataaattaaaagtattaaaggAAAGATCTGACAAACAAAATG gtgaaattaaaaatgaagatcTTGTGGAGAATATTAAtcaagacgacgacgacgacgtaaaggaaaaaattggaaataagCGTTTGGCAACGCAAAATGGTCCTGCGAAAA aaaagaaaaaaaatttagaaacatCTAAAATTGAGAATGAACAAGAGTCAAACGAGGAGCCCATTAATGGTAATGAAATGGATACCATggaagaaaatggaaatatagAATCAAAGAATAGTACAGATATCGTTGAGGAAAGTT tACCTGGATCTTCTATAGGATTAGAAATAACCAAAAATAATAGTTTTGAAACGTTGAATGAACGTGTATGTGAAAATACTcttaaaggaataaaagatatGGGTTTTACACATATGACCGAGATACAAGCCAGATCTATTCCACCATTATTGGAAGGCAGAGATTTAATTGGTGCAGCCAAAACAGGATCAGGAAAGACATTGGCCTTTTTAATACCTGCTgtagaattaatatataaattaaaatttatgccGCGTAATG GTACTGGATGTATTATCATATCTCCTACAAGAGAATTATCAATGCAAACATTTGgtgttttaaaagaattaatgaaatatcattatcatacGTATGGTCTATTAATGGGTGGTGCTAGTAGACAAACAGAAGCACAAAAACTCgcaaaaggaataaatattattgtggCTACGCCAGGGAGATTATTAGATCATCTTCAAAATACCCCTGACTTTTTGTACAAAAATCTACAATGTCTTATCATCGACGAAGCCGATCGTATTTTAGATATTGGTTTTGAAGaggaattaaaacaaattattaatatattaccaa aaAGAAGACAAACTATGTTGTTCAGTGCAACTCAAACTAAGAAGGTAGAAGCATTGACAAGTTTagcattaaaaaaagaacctGTATATGTTGGCGTCgatgatgaaaaagataagGCGACTGTAGAAGGTTTGGAACAAGGCTATGTAGTTTGTCCTAGTGAAAAAcgttttctacttttattcaCATTCCTgaagaaaaatagacaaagaaaaattatggtATTCTTTAGTTCCTGTATGTCAGTCAAGTATCATCATGAACTCTTGAATTATATAGATCTTCCTGTATTAAGTATACAT GGAAAGCAAAAGCAAACTAAACGGACTACaacatttttccaattttGCAATGCTTCTTCCGGTATACTTTTATGTACAGACGTAGCTGCTAGAGGTCTCGACATACCCGATGTCGATTGGATCGTACAATATGATCCACCGGATGATCCTAAG GAATATATTCATCGCGTTGGAAGAACGGCACGTGGTGAAGGTAGTAGTGGACACGCTTTATTAATTCTACGACCAGAAGAATTAGGCTTCCTTCGTTATCTCAAACAAGCCAAAGTCCCGGTCaatgaatttgatttttcatgGAACAAAATAGCGGACATACAATTGCag cTCGAAAAATTAATCTCCAAGaactattttttaaatatatcggcGAAGGAAGCGTTCAAGGCATATGTCAGAGCATACGACTCTCATCATCTTAAACAGATATTCGATGTCCAGACATTGGATTTGGCAAAGGTTGCCAAATCTTTTGGATTTGTGGTTCCACCAGCAGTAGACCTGA AAGTGGGAGCTAGCAAAGATTCGCGGCCACGGAAAAGGCTCGGCGGGGGCGGTTATGGTTTCTTCAAGAACATGAACAATCCAAATGCCTCGCGACAGTTGCAACGTACCAAGACCTTCCGCCAGGTGGGTAAACGTGGGAAGGACAACCGACAATTCACCAGATAA
- the LOC124948861 gene encoding probable ATP-dependent RNA helicase pitchoune isoform X2, translating into MVLRKVKKKKNLETSKIENEQESNEEPINGNEMDTMEENGNIESKNSTDIVEESLPGSSIGLEITKNNSFETLNERVCENTLKGIKDMGFTHMTEIQARSIPPLLEGRDLIGAAKTGSGKTLAFLIPAVELIYKLKFMPRNGTGCIIISPTRELSMQTFGVLKELMKYHYHTYGLLMGGASRQTEAQKLAKGINIIVATPGRLLDHLQNTPDFLYKNLQCLIIDEADRILDIGFEEELKQIINILPKRRQTMLFSATQTKKVEALTSLALKKEPVYVGVDDEKDKATVEGLEQGYVVCPSEKRFLLLFTFLKKNRQRKIMVFFSSCMSVKYHHELLNYIDLPVLSIHGKQKQTKRTTTFFQFCNASSGILLCTDVAARGLDIPDVDWIVQYDPPDDPKEYIHRVGRTARGEGSSGHALLILRPEELGFLRYLKQAKVPVNEFDFSWNKIADIQLQLEKLISKNYFLNISAKEAFKAYVRAYDSHHLKQIFDVQTLDLAKVAKSFGFVVPPAVDLKVGASKDSRPRKRLGGGGYGFFKNMNNPNASRQLQRTKTFRQVGKRGKDNRQFTR; encoded by the exons ATGGTCCTGCGAAAAGTAA aaaagaaaaaaaatttagaaacatCTAAAATTGAGAATGAACAAGAGTCAAACGAGGAGCCCATTAATGGTAATGAAATGGATACCATggaagaaaatggaaatatagAATCAAAGAATAGTACAGATATCGTTGAGGAAAGTT tACCTGGATCTTCTATAGGATTAGAAATAACCAAAAATAATAGTTTTGAAACGTTGAATGAACGTGTATGTGAAAATACTcttaaaggaataaaagatatGGGTTTTACACATATGACCGAGATACAAGCCAGATCTATTCCACCATTATTGGAAGGCAGAGATTTAATTGGTGCAGCCAAAACAGGATCAGGAAAGACATTGGCCTTTTTAATACCTGCTgtagaattaatatataaattaaaatttatgccGCGTAATG GTACTGGATGTATTATCATATCTCCTACAAGAGAATTATCAATGCAAACATTTGgtgttttaaaagaattaatgaaatatcattatcatacGTATGGTCTATTAATGGGTGGTGCTAGTAGACAAACAGAAGCACAAAAACTCgcaaaaggaataaatattattgtggCTACGCCAGGGAGATTATTAGATCATCTTCAAAATACCCCTGACTTTTTGTACAAAAATCTACAATGTCTTATCATCGACGAAGCCGATCGTATTTTAGATATTGGTTTTGAAGaggaattaaaacaaattattaatatattaccaa aaAGAAGACAAACTATGTTGTTCAGTGCAACTCAAACTAAGAAGGTAGAAGCATTGACAAGTTTagcattaaaaaaagaacctGTATATGTTGGCGTCgatgatgaaaaagataagGCGACTGTAGAAGGTTTGGAACAAGGCTATGTAGTTTGTCCTAGTGAAAAAcgttttctacttttattcaCATTCCTgaagaaaaatagacaaagaaaaattatggtATTCTTTAGTTCCTGTATGTCAGTCAAGTATCATCATGAACTCTTGAATTATATAGATCTTCCTGTATTAAGTATACAT GGAAAGCAAAAGCAAACTAAACGGACTACaacatttttccaattttGCAATGCTTCTTCCGGTATACTTTTATGTACAGACGTAGCTGCTAGAGGTCTCGACATACCCGATGTCGATTGGATCGTACAATATGATCCACCGGATGATCCTAAG GAATATATTCATCGCGTTGGAAGAACGGCACGTGGTGAAGGTAGTAGTGGACACGCTTTATTAATTCTACGACCAGAAGAATTAGGCTTCCTTCGTTATCTCAAACAAGCCAAAGTCCCGGTCaatgaatttgatttttcatgGAACAAAATAGCGGACATACAATTGCag cTCGAAAAATTAATCTCCAAGaactattttttaaatatatcggcGAAGGAAGCGTTCAAGGCATATGTCAGAGCATACGACTCTCATCATCTTAAACAGATATTCGATGTCCAGACATTGGATTTGGCAAAGGTTGCCAAATCTTTTGGATTTGTGGTTCCACCAGCAGTAGACCTGA AAGTGGGAGCTAGCAAAGATTCGCGGCCACGGAAAAGGCTCGGCGGGGGCGGTTATGGTTTCTTCAAGAACATGAACAATCCAAATGCCTCGCGACAGTTGCAACGTACCAAGACCTTCCGCCAGGTGGGTAAACGTGGGAAGGACAACCGACAATTCACCAGATAA